The Yersinia intermedia genome window below encodes:
- a CDS encoding Hint domain-containing protein has protein sequence MQPATQPSGKNSFSENNIISSVINKYANTGVFIINTNDPLLVKFYDIQLALAGVSLVRYPNFSQLWVNNKLARHAVSSLAMGDSDSAQQVHSIVSLDSTDGQTFSANAIGSLPVSAVNITQTLGIFDESGSPTGTVQCKKNYIYTANCPIQADGTFPASLKQTRYPVNIIYTFSQTVNNQTVYGAEIVTTQSYPKLIQNDSPADLNKNNLIKICLARKENDCDYFNSFDGNVTVPIKGSVTYFGNIDLNNGKPINAYNSIYLVRERQGGDPITPASNFNFFDDAKTRINGNVLSWDLDWLKFKRPDFESGERVYYIFKVTLQIEGASVASFITNAPGQFDPEQRFLNTNTLKPMQITYGCLGKGTPILMQDGKEKAIDDILIGEWVQSQDGRALRVEDVITGAEQNYLEIEVRNSCGQLKTLITSLGHPFCTTTGVELASELTLTSRLLTPESDCGINRINKQHGEIEVYNLHLSTDDPIKDLTESNSTMYAAGVLVGDSTMQYHYEEAYHHRSVNILNQLPEEWRQDYQNHIKTIR, from the coding sequence ATGCAACCTGCAACGCAGCCCTCAGGAAAAAACAGTTTCTCTGAAAATAATATTATTAGCAGTGTAATTAATAAATATGCAAACACCGGTGTATTTATAATTAATACCAACGATCCGCTGCTGGTAAAATTCTATGATATTCAACTGGCACTAGCAGGTGTCAGTCTGGTTCGTTATCCCAACTTCAGTCAGCTTTGGGTAAATAACAAACTGGCTAGACATGCCGTCAGCTCACTGGCGATGGGGGATAGCGATAGCGCACAACAGGTACACAGCATCGTCAGCCTGGACTCTACTGATGGGCAAACATTTTCAGCAAATGCCATTGGTTCGCTACCGGTATCAGCCGTAAACATCACGCAAACCTTAGGTATCTTTGACGAATCAGGCAGCCCGACGGGAACAGTGCAATGTAAAAAGAACTATATTTACACTGCCAATTGCCCCATTCAGGCTGATGGCACCTTCCCGGCCAGTTTAAAACAAACCCGCTATCCAGTTAATATCATCTATACCTTTTCCCAAACGGTGAATAACCAGACAGTTTACGGGGCAGAAATTGTTACAACACAAAGTTACCCAAAATTAATTCAAAATGATTCACCTGCTGATCTAAATAAAAATAATCTGATAAAAATCTGTCTGGCCCGTAAGGAAAACGACTGTGACTACTTTAATAGTTTTGACGGCAATGTCACCGTACCGATAAAAGGTAGCGTAACCTACTTCGGCAATATTGATTTAAATAATGGCAAGCCAATAAACGCTTATAACTCAATTTATCTGGTACGCGAACGGCAGGGTGGCGATCCGATCACCCCAGCCAGTAACTTTAATTTTTTTGACGACGCCAAAACCCGAATTAACGGCAACGTTTTATCTTGGGATCTAGACTGGCTTAAATTCAAACGCCCCGATTTTGAGTCCGGTGAGCGGGTTTATTATATCTTTAAAGTGACATTACAAATTGAAGGCGCAAGTGTGGCCAGTTTTATCACCAATGCTCCCGGTCAGTTCGATCCTGAACAACGCTTTTTAAATACCAACACGCTAAAACCCATGCAAATTACCTATGGTTGTTTAGGTAAAGGCACCCCCATTTTAATGCAGGATGGTAAAGAAAAAGCCATTGACGACATCCTTATTGGCGAATGGGTGCAATCGCAGGATGGGCGAGCGTTAAGAGTGGAAGATGTGATTACCGGTGCGGAGCAAAACTATCTTGAAATTGAAGTCAGGAATAGCTGCGGCCAACTCAAAACCCTAATAACCAGCCTGGGCCACCCCTTTTGCACTACCACCGGTGTGGAACTGGCGAGTGAATTGACCCTAACCAGTCGACTGCTAACCCCAGAGAGTGACTGTGGTATCAACCGTATCAACAAACAACACGGTGAGATTGAGGTGTACAACCTGCACCTTTCCACTGATGACCCCATCAAAGATCTGACAGAAAGTAACAGCACCATGTATGCCGCTGGTGTGCTAGTTGGTGATAGCACGATGCAGTATCACTACGAAGAGGCGTACCACCATCGCTCGGTGAATATCCTAAACCAGCTACCGGAAGAATGGCGTCAGGATTATCAAAACCATATTAAAACCATAAGGTAA